The window AAGAAGCCAAAAGCCCTTGCAACGATGCGCCGGGAGGCGGCAGAGAGACTGCAACAGCAGACGGAACGGCTGAAGAGCAATTCCATGCTGGATATGCAGGCCCTCGCTCAGGAGCTGGGAACACACCAGATCGAGCTGGAAATACAGAATGAAGAACTGCGCAGGGCCCAGGAGGAGCTCGAAGCCTCACGGAGCAGGTATGCCGACCTGTACGATTTCGCCCCGACCGGCTATCTCACCCTTGACAAGAACGGTCTGATCCGCGAAGTGAATCTTACCGCGGCCGAACTCCTGGGCGAAGACCGGCGGCGTTTGATCAACAAGCCGTTTTCCGTATTCGTCTTCAACGACGACCTGGATACGTTCAGGGCGCACCTCAGGCAAACCCTGAAAAGGGAGACTCGACAGATCGGCGAAATCAGGATCAGGAGGAAAGACGGCTCGGTGCTCCCCGTTCAATTGCAGAGCATCGCGGCGGACGGCCCCGAAGGCGGTTCCGCTTTTTGCCGCACCGCGGCGATCGACATCACCGAGCGCAAGAAGATGGAGGAGGCGATACGACACAGTGCACAGCATGATCCGCTGACGGATCTGCCGAACAGGCTGCTGTTCAGGGAAATCCTTTCGATTGAACTGGCCAAGGCGCAACGCGGAAAGAAAAGGTTTGCCGTGCTGTACCTCGATCTCGACCGTTTTAAAGATATCAACGATACCCTGGGGCATGATACCGGCGATCAGCTCCTCAAGGAGGTCGCCGGACGGCTGAGGCGCAGTGTGCGCGCATCGGACACGGTTTCACGCATGGGAGGCGATGAGTTCAATATCCTCCTGAGGGAGATCTCCCATGCAGGCGATATCATCACGATCGCACAGAAGGTTGCGGAATCCTTCCGCAAGCCCTATGTGATCGGCGGGCATGAATTCAACATGTCGTCCAGCATAGGAATCAGCGTCTATCCCGAAGACGGCGAGTCGATGGAGGCCATGTTCAAGAATGCCGATATCGCCATGTATCATGCGAAAGAACAGGGCGGCAATTCGTATCAATTCTATAACGAAACAATGAACGTACGGTTGCTGGAGCGAATGCGCCTGGAAGGCTGGTTGCGCCAGTCGCTGGATCGCGCGGAGCTGGCGGTCTACTACCAGCCCCAATTCACGATCGAATCCCGGCAGGTGATAAGCGCGGAGGCGCTGGTGCGGTGGCGACACCCGGAATTGGGGATGCTTGACCCCGCGCGCTTTCTCCCCATCGCCGAGGATATCGGATTCATCACGTCCATCGACGAATGGGTGCTCAAGACGGCCTGCGCCCAGTTTAAAGAGTGGCATGACGCAGGGCTCCCCCGTCTTTGCGTGTCGGTGAACCTTTCGGCGAAAGAACTCCAGAAGACGGACCTCGTGGAGCGGATCGCAGGGATACTGCGCGAGACCGGATTTGATCCGCATCATCTCGATGTCGAAATCACCGAGAACGTGGCGATGAGA is drawn from bacterium and contains these coding sequences:
- a CDS encoding EAL domain-containing protein, whose translation is MKKKPKALATMRREAAERLQQQTERLKSNSMLDMQALAQELGTHQIELEIQNEELRRAQEELEASRSRYADLYDFAPTGYLTLDKNGLIREVNLTAAELLGEDRRRLINKPFSVFVFNDDLDTFRAHLRQTLKRETRQIGEIRIRRKDGSVLPVQLQSIAADGPEGGSAFCRTAAIDITERKKMEEAIRHSAQHDPLTDLPNRLLFREILSIELAKAQRGKKRFAVLYLDLDRFKDINDTLGHDTGDQLLKEVAGRLRRSVRASDTVSRMGGDEFNILLREISHAGDIITIAQKVAESFRKPYVIGGHEFNMSSSIGISVYPEDGESMEAMFKNADIAMYHAKEQGGNSYQFYNETMNVRLLERMRLEGWLRQSLDRAELAVYYQPQFTIESRQVISAEALVRWRHPELGMLDPARFLPIAEDIGFITSIDEWVLKTACAQFKEWHDAGLPRLCVSVNLSAKELQKTDLVERIAGILRETGFDPHHLDVEITENVAMRNLEQAIPNMIKLAEMGVGISIDNFGTGYSSLNYLKKLPVQKLKIDKSFLQDISTDSADRAIISAVTAMARDMNLRVTVVGVETEEQLEFLKSTGCQEAQGFLFSRPLLGEEFRELIALRVAPR